The Brassica rapa cultivar Chiifu-401-42 chromosome A10, CAAS_Brap_v3.01, whole genome shotgun sequence genome segment CGTCAATTGAAATGACATATAGTTTTGTCTTATAACCATTTTCTGATAGCAAATTcacttttatatattagattaggGCATACATTAAAAATACGAAAAAGTTACAAAACAAGAAAGACATAACTCAACTCATACATGGGAAATACCAAATGTATTCTTAATTGATCTCATTGACTGGTGCATCATATTCTTGAGACACAAGAACATAGCTTGATTTTCTTGGCGAATTTTTGTATCATCCTGTAAATGAAACCAGCTCTTTTGTTCTTGATCACCATCTCTTGACCCATTTGATCACCTCCGATCTCACTTACTTGTGCATCATCATCACAAGGACTCATCTTCTTCTCAGATATAGCACTATTGGCTCCCAGAGCTTTGCTCACCTTGAATCACATATCAAAGAAGCCAACATGTTGTGAGTAATGGCAAAAAGTAGTAGCACCTATGATtatgttggataattccaagcttgtggaaacttaacatattattagatgtttaatatgttaagataaacacaataaggaaacctagaaataggaaaaggaagtttctatttaggttaggtttgtgttttccatatcccacatgttaaagggaattgtctttcatataaatataggtctaatggagaggtgttccagatgatctaagtgaaacatattgagagctttagttttgagtagtttctaaagctaataagaaaagttgttcttataactctttgtgtttaGGAATTTTGagaaagagaaataaaaaaagctTACCTCTTGAGTTAACGACACTGACTCGATTGTTGAGCGTGGGGACTCTGGCAGGTAAATGATTTGGTCTATGGGAGGATTTGAGCTAGCAAAACTAACACAAGTGGTCGAACTTTTAATGGAACACTGTCATATGGAACAAGACTTATAGCTTTTTGTGAGGTGGAACCTGAAAACAGAGGATTACCACAAATGGTAACAATAAAAATGATGCTTACTGTCGTTGTTGCATATAGGGACTCAGAATCACTATCATCATCATCGCTAATGAAACCGGTCAGTGGCATTTTAGGTCTGTGATCGTTGCGATCCTCTTGCATAGACCAAAGATTCACAAGCTCCTCCTGCTCCTCAGCATCATCATTATTAGGCAAACTGTTGAAAGCCCTGAGCGTTGCATCTTCGATACGAGCATCTTCCTCCAAATAAAGAAAGCCACTAAACAGACGTGGATCCTGTAATTCAAACGAAGACTCATGAGAAATGGAAGAAGACAAAAAGGAGATGGTTGTGAAGTGACCTACCACTTCTGTCTCGGTACTCAGTCCTCCAGAATTGTTGTTGTTCACATGAGGGACTAAAGAGATGGAACTTGTAATCTGGTGTGACCTACCACCTCTGTCTCTGTACTCAACCTCTGCCTCTGTACTCAGTCCTTCAGAACTGTTGTTCACAGGGATTAAGGAGACAGTTGTTGTCTGGTTTGGGTTCTGTACCTCTGTCTCAGTACTCAGTCCTCCCGAACTGTTGCTGTTCATATGAGTGATGGGAGAGTGATTCTGCTCAATTTCACCGCTACCAACGGAAGCagcagcagaagaagaaggtaAGTCTGTGGGGTCACCCTTAAACATTACTTTACACACTGTATATGTCATCATCATCGTCTGTacattaaaaaatagaaaaaaacacaaaatcaaatcaaatgacAATCGTAGCCCAATCAACAGAGTACAACAACTACGagcaaaccaaataaataaaatacctGAGAGTCAGGAGACGAGAACGTAGCGACGTATTCGTGCATAACCCAATCCGATTTCGATTTCGATTTCGATTTCGATTTCGATTTCGACCCACCGGGAATCTTACTACTGTACTTAAACACAAAAACCCTTTTCTCACCAATCTTCTCGTGATCTCCTTTCTTTCGGATTATTGGCGTTGTATCGCCGGTTTTACTCCAAAAACCAGACGCGGTGCTCCTCCTCTGTTTGTTGTTATGCATTTGTTTCTTACAACCGAAGAAGTACCAAACAACCTCATCTCTCGATTTTATCCTCGACTTGCCTGAGGAAAGAACCAATACGAATCATTCAATCCTTCGAAACTAGCGAGATGATTATGTTCATACAACAGAGTGTAATTAAGACACACTTACAAGGTAGCTCCCATGGGTCGAAGCTATATATATCGACTGTGTTCATGACTTCGTCTACATGACTCGTGTTACTCTCGAGGTTCTTTGGCCTCACGTAGTGTCCGACGATCTCCTCGTCCGTCGGACGGAATCTGTAACCCACCGGATCCACCATTTTGTGATGCTGACGAAAGACTTTTGAGTTAATAAATaacgaaaaaagaaagaagaatcaGAATATTTAGCAGAGAGCTTCTTTCTCCATTGTTGATCTCTCTTCTGCAAATTAATTGTAGGTGGAAGGCGGAAGGGGTTAGTATTATTTATACGCAAttcgaaaaagaaaaataataataataattaaagagCTGAGTGACATAATGTTGACGTCATTTTCGTGGGACATACGTGGGTGGAATGGTAAACATGTGTATGACTTTTTacttttataagaaaaattaaaaagcggaaaaatagaatatttgaGTTGCAATATGCCAATATCTACCATTTCGACGAAATATTGGAACCTATAGTACAGATATGAACTCGTCATGTGACAAAAGCAGTAAGTTACTCTCAAGACGTAAAAtgcaaaatacatttttttctttctaagaaAGTACATTCTTCTTCGGCATGTTTAAAGTAACGTTAACGTCGACGGGTCCATTATCAATAACAAGACAAAGTAAAACACAGACATATAAATCCGGTGATAATAACAAGTATATTCAAGTCAAGAAGCTTCATCGAAGTCCCGTCGATTTTATAAAGTCTCTAACCACTATTTTATATGTTCTCtggatatatatacatatataggcGTAGTAATTCTAACACCCACTTACCAGAACGAATCATTTTGGTGGTAAAGAGGTTGCGGTTATAACTTCCGTCATTTGGATTCGATTTGCGCTGGAAATGACTATTTACATTGTTTGGGTTCCCATTAAAAAGGTGAAAACAccttttattttaccaaaaaattctaACACCCACATTTTAGCATTAGTGATAGATGCAGCGCATATGGAAGATAAATATGGGttatttacaatttatttattataattatcttaactatttatatttgtttagatTAAGATAATAACGTTTTAGATAAGCTTTATCTAGtttttaagtttatattttaatatttgttttttatctaATCGTAGGAGTCGTGCCTATATAAAGGCTTGGTATTCTTtgttatatatagaaaaaaaaattggcatACGCAATTCAACGtgaatattaaaatacaaaggAACACAAAAGAAGCATATATACACATAGGCTTACACACACACATCTGCAGAGTTGCAGATAAGTCACTTAAATGAGGATAACTTTCATATGATTACAATGCATTTTACCTTAAGTAAAAACTGATCACGTTTCTTTGTTTACCTTACATTTCTAAAATTGAATAGTATACTTATATCATAAGGAATAGTGAAATAGTAGAATAATCAAAAGGTCAAAATAACTAAAACACTTAGCTTGACAATGTTTCATTCAATAATCATAGCAAATTTCTCAAGACCTGATTTTAGTATATtaataacatttatttattCTCATTTTAGAGATATTCGCATTTATTATGTTAATATTATGTAATTatatcactttttaagaaggtAAACCTTGAGAATTTgatatgaattaataaaatttgcTAGAACTCTAGAAGCGCATCTTTGGAACTTGAAAACCTGATAAAATGTTATGCAGTTCattcataattttaattattgtttctTTTCTCTAAGATAGTGGAGACCGTGAATACTAGATTACAGAAGTGTGTGAAAAGAGacataaatagtttcaaaaaaaaaaagagagacatAAACATTGATTggtaaaatgaataaaattccATCACAAATTAGAGAATAAAGGAAAGCATATACAGAGTGAGTTATGGATTACTTATTAAGGAGGAGACCTATGGCAGTAACGATGAGTGTTGATTCTGTTGAAGGTGAACCAAATTTGAAGTGTTTAGTGAATGTGAGAGTGTAGCCATGGATAGCTTACTTCTCTACGAATTTGCTCACAAACTATCAAGTTTGTTTCTGAACCAAGCAACGTTAAGTTTCTAGCCACCATGCTCACCCAcgccttcttctcctcttcccCTGCAGCCGCCGATGCCGCCACTCTTGCTCCCAACAGAAGCACTGCACACAGCCACACaggtaaaatttaaaatgaatttcTAGTTATGGAGATAAACCCACAGGCCACAACATGTTTTCTCTACAGTGATATAATGCACACCGGTTGGTACATTGGATGCTACATTGGAGAGGACAAGAATCACAAGTGCCAGAACCGCGGTTCCTTTGGCTTGGTCGATTTTCGCATATGGTTCCATTAGATCCCATAGAGCCGCAGGGATACCAGTTTTGTTGAATCCAATACATGTTTAATTTAAACCCATTAGCAGATATTAGCATCCCTAGTGTGATTAAAAATAGACACTTGCTTTCCACTTCTTGGTTTGCAACACAATGTTGCTTTCTCTTTGCGTCTCTGCATCGGTTTGTTTCCTTGACGCATTTGAATCACGGTGTGTGATTTCATTCTCACCAGGTGAAACAGCGCTGTTTCTGAGTGTCTCAGGATCCATTCTCATGTTTATTATATctaatcaatttaaatatttgtaattaatgtttctcaaaaatatacaaaagtatcctaaaaaatctatatttgtgaaacaaagagaaaatctagaaaatcttactttcggGAACAGAGAGGgagaattaatatatttgtctttaaaactaaaacaaaaattaaaaataaaattaaaagtggTGAAAACATCATAtacagtataacctctttaaattaatattctataaattaatatacattaaaaatctctataaaataatctaattttatagtttcaaattgagtttttagtttaattagtatatcgataaattaatatttctataaattaataaaaaaaaattgttttggtgtattctcaatattattaatttatagaagttttaccGTATTTGTATAAATTAGTTATGTTACAAAAAGGTTATATAGTTTTCCGTGTATTGGAAATAAGAGAAAACTGGAACAGCGAGGCAGTGGTGGGCCCCGTAACGTTTCCAACTCTCAGTACCGACCAAATCTAAATATGTTACCTGATTGGGTCACGTCTAAGTATCAGACTACACGCGCCGCTAACTTCTCAACAAAGGCTTCAGTTCAAACCAAAAAGGGTCAATCAGTTTGGAATCTCTTTTGTCTGTCTCAATGATATTATTAGTACTGTACCCTTCCTTCTGGCGTTTATAGGATTTAATTGCACGATTTcccaaaaataaattatagtaaTATAGTACTGTATAAAACTGGTAGTTGCAAATTTTATATTCAAAAGATATTACAAATTAGCAACCGTCGGACGGATAATGCAAACTGAGAAACtgtgcatttaaaaatgaaactcCACAAGATTTAGTGATCCTGATTCACACTCGAATAATTAAATTTGGTTTGCCATGGTGAGCCTGTAAGAAAATTAAGGGGCTTAAAAAACATCCAATCTCTATTTATTTTCCTTTGAACCATAATCCTAAATTTGTGTAAAACAAGAGAGTTGGAGATCAAATTAACCCACCTCAGATCTTGTAGCGTACTCGAAGGCCCAGTTTGACTAATGGCGACGGATCGAAGAGTGATTAAGCTCAACTCACTAGTCCTACCAGAAGGAATGTCATTTTATATTGTCTTCACTATAATCTCTAATCTGCagacaacatataaaaatattatgatttgTCATTAAGTATGTTCTTTTGTGTCCATTTTCTTCCAGTCAGGTTACTAGATTCCATCGAATCTATCACAGCaaaatttattaagaaaatatattgttacACAAAAAGAGTAAAATAGAGGTAGAGAGTTGAGATTATGGATttttaattatcattttatttagttgacaaaaatatattaaaattttggggTTGAAACTTTTAAAAATGGCTTTCGTTTAATATCTAGAAGTGTTTTCTCACTTGTTAGACAATCTTTATATATCTTTGTGCATTCTGTTGTTTTATTACTTTCGTGGGGTAAAACTGACTATAAAATCTACCTTCCTTTGATTTGAGACAGACTTTCTGTTCCTAaattctttgaaaaaaaaatatcctgCCAAACTAGATGAACAAGAAAATAAGTTGCCCCAAAGTCTCTTTACCTTGTGACGTTATTGCAttgaaaagttaaaaagaaaagaagattacGTTGCTTTTAATTAGAAAATAGGGCAAATAGGATTCCAAAGTTGacattttagatttttgatcAACTAATGACACATGGTGAcgtttatttttcatataattagTGCAATTATCATATGacagtagtagtagtagtaatagtATTACCAAGAGAGtatgaaaatatctatattCTTGGGCTTGTGTTCTCATTTATTGACCTACTAGGGtaaacccgccctacgggcgggcaaataaataaattaacaatataaatttaatttaaatgtttaatttattttaagtaaaaaaattatctttcaTAGAATTTTgcaacaattttattttattttactaaatatacATGACAGGCAGGTAAATAAATAAACGAAtaacatataattaatataaatctgaaagagtatttataaatataaatatattcaagCTTAATTATGAAaagttaattattttacatatttttaatttcttaatcTTAGTTCAGATGGTAAGTATAGTTTTTAAAGATTATTGTGATACTTGAGTTAAATTCACAAAATATAATGTTGGTGCCATTTtgaccaaaaatataaaaataaaaataatgctGGTACCATTTAGTTGATTAAAGATTTTGAGCTTCTGTTATAATCTGGAAGAGGCTTACGCAGATCGGAGAAGGGGTAAAGTTTTTGATGTTGTTTTATGGTATATATATTGAGATGGCTGGTTCACCTCTAGTTTTTCGAAATATCCATTACGTTTTTCTTCTTCCACCATCTAGATGTCAAGATTGTTTCACTATCATGATTTTTTTGACAATATTATTTGATTCATTAAATGTTGTTTCATGTGTCggcataaaaaaatatcatgacAGAATACGTCTTTGCGTCCCAGCAGTATCTGTGTACATAAGATTAGAGGGATTTAGAGGCGAGGCTTGGAAAAAGGGTTAGATGAGCTGCAACTGGGATAGACAATAAACGCTCCATGGAACGTGCATGTGTCCCTTGGCTATGGGTGTGAAACCAAATTGTTCCTTCTTCGACTATA includes the following:
- the LOC108870108 gene encoding NAC domain-containing protein 5, with translation MVDPVGYRFRPTDEEIVGHYVRPKNLESNTSHVDEVMNTVDIYSFDPWELPCKSRIKSRDEVVWYFFGCKKQMHNNKQRRSTASGFWSKTGDTTPIIRKKGDHEKIGEKRVFVFKYSSKIPGGSKSKSKSKSKSKSDWVMHEYVATFSSPDSQTMMMTYTVCKVMFKGDPTDLPSSSAAASVGSGEIEQNHSPITHMNSNSSGGLSTETEVQNPNQTTTVSLIPVNNSSEGLSTEAEVEYRDRGGRSHQITSSISLVPHVNNNNSGGLSTETEVVGHFTTISFLSSSISHESSFELQDPRLFSGFLYLEEDARIEDATLRAFNSLPNNDDAEEQEELVNLWSMQEDRNDHRPKMPLTGFISDDDDSDSESLYATTTCSIKSSTTCVSFASSNPPIDQIIYLPESPRSTIESVSLTQEVSKALGANSAISEKKMSPCDDDAQVSEIGGDQMGQEMVIKNKRAGFIYRMIQKFAKKIKLCSCVSRI